The Cicer arietinum cultivar CDC Frontier isolate Library 1 unplaced genomic scaffold, Cicar.CDCFrontier_v2.0 Ca_scaffold_5726_v2.0, whole genome shotgun sequence genome includes the window TCAAGCATATCTTGGATTGATCTACTATATGCATGAGCCATGTTGTACGAAGCAAATGGAAGAAATTTCCCATTTTTTCTGCATTCCTCTATTGTGTCCTCTCCGCGACATGTGAATCTAACAAGAGCCTATAATCAAAcgcattttattaattaattaatatctcTTCAACTTTTCTCGAATCAGATTAATATAATCAAACGCattttattaacaaatattatagGTTTAATTTAGTGGAGACTTACTTTTGGTAAATCGCCAATCCGTATGGCATCATGAGGACAATTCTGTGAAACATAGGTGTAATTTGGTGCTCCTGAGAAAGGGTCACAAATTTTCCTTAGTCCTATTAATTCTCCATTTCCTTCGCCAATTCCTAGGAGCCGATACATTACTGACACATTAGAATTCAACTGAGACACAAACAAACCATAATATATCAGAAATAATCAAACTGAATTAGTTACACAACAAACATTTGAGTGAATGACATTAAAATTTTGTACCTCAACTATGAAACTGTGGATGGTGCTGCCTATTTCAGCTATCAATTTCCCAGAGAATGAATCATTAATGCATGGTAACATCGAACCCAAACTACTGTTCTGTGGACTTCTCACAAATTCCTCAAAGGCAGAACATGCATCATCTGCAAAACTGCATCCACGGTGAAAATAGAGTTTAATGACTTCAATCATAGTTGctataattcaaacaaaaaatgtttaatGTGCATCCACTTTTTAATACACATATGACACATTTAATCGCGTACAATAATGTGGTTAATTCAGTTGActaaatgattaatttatatCGCATTGAAAATTTTGGTTAATCGTGTAGTTGAACGAACAGTTGGTTTACTCACGTGTGAAGGAAATAATCAAAACCGGTTAAGAACCAGCACACACTTGTTAGGATCCAAAGGCATAGAATTAAGCTGAAATGAAATCAATGTAAAATATAAGTTATAGCAAAATACTTAGGCAGAAGAAAAAACTTTGATAATATTCACTATCTTACATTATAAATCCTGGACGCCAATACAGTAGCATTAGAACTGAATCAAAAACAGCAAAGTGAGCAAACAATCAATTAAACCACATTAGTTACTTAAGAAAATCAACTAAATACAATAACTAATTAAACTTCTAGGTTCTAGTGAATTAATGGTTACCTAGTGCTGCAGTCAATGTAACTAAGTTCACGGTTAGAACAACAATATGTGCTGTATGCCTAGACACATTGAGAGAGTTAAACCATcgttaaattaaattgaatgaaaaaatataaaatataattagcaTAAATTGAGAGTTATTTAAAGTTTAATGCATACGAAGTATGAGTGGCCTTGTCGAATGATTGTTCACTTCTGTCGATAAAACGACGAATGACACGCGAGTTTGTTCTGAGATCTTGAGTGGTGGAATTCAAACTCATACATATTTGTGGATTATAAGGAAGAAGAAGATATTGAATTTGTTTAGTTGTTCTCATTACCCTTCCAATGGCTCCAACAGCTTCTTCTCCTATACCAACCACTGTATCTTTCAGTTTTTCTGTCCTTCGCAGAGTCCTCTGACTTGTTGCAAGTACAAAACTTGAAGCAACTCTGTTACACACAAACATTCAGAGGCTTTTACAATAGCTTATTTAGCCTTAACTTACCAATGGTACAACCACTTGGTTAAATGTCAACAACAATTTATGAAAACTTAGATCATGATATGTTGTGTAAgcttatttttataagtttttcgAGTTTCATGTGTCCAAAGTGTCAGTTTAATGGTAAGAGattgatattataatttcaacaaaagtttatttgtcattagtttttataaataaaaaagatcacGTATATGCTCACAAAAGAccgtatatattaaaatttgttttaaacttCATTGAATATTGAAGATTATTGGACCGACTTTAGCGGTCGCACTTATCTTCATTTTACTACGACATAAAGATTTGCAGTGACACCgcaatttaaaatcatgtttCAAATAATTCAATGCACGGCAAAATGTAGTGTAGGAAAATTGGGAGTTACATGGCAAGAGAGGTTAGCAAGAGAAGAAGGAACAAAATGTGGAGATAGTAATGATCCAAGCATGGTAACGAGGGAGAGCCACCACTTAGACATTTCACAATCATGAAAATACCCAAGACAACTCCACATAACAACCAAACTCCAGCAAATGCATATCCATGAACTCCTGTAAATGCCGCAGACTGAAAAGGATCAGAAAGCAATTCTTAAAATCAATCTCAATCTCTCAATCCTATACTACATGCCCTCACAAAATTGTTGTTAATTAATTGtcctgtttaattaattgatccAATCCATTCCATTTTTAATCATCCAAAATTTCACAGTTATTCCTTATTAACAGATTGTATCGCATTTTATATAAAACCTACGACTCTTTTgcaattgtaattaatacaaTATAACTTGTGCTACACTCCGATATTTTGAGATTTACAACACTCACACATACTTGGAATCAATAACTTGTGCTACACTCAGATGGTGAGATGATTTATGTTTAAAACTTGCCAAGtgcaaagaaaatataaatgacaTAATTTAATCAATAGATAATTGAAAAATGTGCTGAAATTGGAAAGTGACTCACAGCTAGGTAATGTTTGTTTCGAACATCGAATTCTCCATTGTAGTCTTTGAAATGTCGTAAAGGATCAGGTCTCTTGAAACTCCTTCCATGAACAGAGGACTCTGAAGCTGAGGCTAACAATTTGTGTTGAAACGATGGAACtgaaatcaagaacaaaagaaataaaagaaataacaaGCGGTAATTGGTTGAATTGAGCATGACAGAGTATGTTTTGTGGTTTTTGAGGAAAGGAAAAAAGACAACATTTGGTGTTGTCTGAAAATGGTGACAACTTTTAGAGGGAGGGAATTTACGTGTAACTCACTAAGCAAGGTAAGAATAGCTTGTGGCATGGTTTTGTTAGTTAATGTCAAGGAAGGACAAATGGTAATGTTGAGAGATGGAAGTAACGAATCAGAAGCCGAAATTGTTGGTTCGTCTAATCCTAGGAATTGACcccttttataattttttaatttcatgtttttataTCCGTGTCTTTCTTCTTAAGATTTATATATATGCTTCGCGCTTTTTTCTTCCCACCTTCTGCTACTGCTACGTTCACTCGTCTTGTTTTTATTTAACCTTTGTCTTTTTAGTTTCGAACTTGAAAAAATAAGTAtggaatgaagaaaaaaaagtgacTATTTGCCTATCCTATTACTTGGATATCTTATCCAACACTCaatcatttaaaataagttattttttaaataatttaaaatttgtatttattttaacttaGGAGTATAAGTAGCCAACTTTTTTTCATGAGTAGAATATTAAttctaaaaagaaaatgaaaatccTATTATACATGAGTTTTGTCTGAATATAATAACCAACCAtgaatcattttatatttaattatttataaatgatataaattttaaatttaattttgtatatgtttttcttttgagGTAGCATGAGATAGAGTTGTCAACATGCCTACTC containing:
- the LOC101506307 gene encoding uncharacterized protein isoform X2, whose amino-acid sequence is MIVKCLSGGSPSLPCLDHYYLHILFLLLLLTSLAIVASSFVLATSQRTLRRTEKLKDTVVGIGEEAVGAIGRVMRTTKQIQYLLLPYNPQICMSLNSTTQDLRTNSRVIRRFIDRSEQSFDKATHTSHTAHIVVLTVNLVTLTAALVLMLLYWRPGFIILILCLWILTSVCWFLTGFDYFLHTFADDACSAFEEFVRSPQNSSLGSMLPCINDSFSGKLIAEIGSTIHSFIVELNSNVSVMYRLLGIGEGNGELIGLRKICDPFSGAPNYTYVSQNCPHDAIRIGDLPKALVRFTCRGEDTIEECRKNGKFLPFASYNMAHAYSRSIQDMLDIYPDLQRLTKCTIVKNKAEEIVLHQCKPIRISTKLLWASIMSLSIIMVVLVITWVAEALRCTEKPLSACFKTPTSR
- the LOC101506307 gene encoding uncharacterized protein isoform X1, which translates into the protein MLNSTNYRLLFLLFLLFLISVPSFQHKLLASASESSVHGRSFKRPDPLRHFKDYNGEFDVRNKHYLASAAFTGVHGYAFAGVWLLCGVVLGIFMIVKCLSGGSPSLPCLDHYYLHILFLLLLLTSLAIVASSFVLATSQRTLRRTEKLKDTVVGIGEEAVGAIGRVMRTTKQIQYLLLPYNPQICMSLNSTTQDLRTNSRVIRRFIDRSEQSFDKATHTSHTAHIVVLTVNLVTLTAALVLMLLYWRPGFIILILCLWILTSVCWFLTGFDYFLHTFADDACSAFEEFVRSPQNSSLGSMLPCINDSFSGKLIAEIGSTIHSFIVELNSNVSVMYRLLGIGEGNGELIGLRKICDPFSGAPNYTYVSQNCPHDAIRIGDLPKALVRFTCRGEDTIEECRKNGKFLPFASYNMAHAYSRSIQDMLDIYPDLQRLTKCTIVKNKAEEIVLHQCKPIRISTKLLWASIMSLSIIMVVLVITWVAEALRCTEKPLSACFKTPTSR